The genomic segment CCTTTTGCAAGACTTGTGAGTAATACATTTACTATCGGTCTTCTTATATTGTGATAACCAGGCTGCCCTACATAATACAACCAACCTCGTGTTCCATAAATGCAAGAAACACATTAAATAAACTATCACACTGTGCATGAGAGAACATAATCAGACTTACTCAAGACAACTCATGTTTCTTCAGCTCAATAGATAATAGACATATTCATTAAGCCACTTAACAGCTCATTGTTTCATACTCTCATTCTCAAACTAGGAACTTTAGACATCCACATTTTAGCTTGAGAAGGCATGTTAGAAATCAGAGATTGTAATTACAGTAATTAGGTCCTAGACTTTAGATATTTGTTTCACAATTTACTTTTTAGACTAGATGTTATTCCtttataaacacattaaatgaGTTGTACAAAAACAAGGAAATAAATAGAagcttttcttatttcttttctttaatatcaattttataaagattgcttttcaaaatatttttttttcttagaaatgaattaaactattttttttattttttacaaaatttaaattttgatatcagtatatcaaaataatccaaaaacaccaaaaaaataatttaaagtaaagaaaaaattaaaaataataatttaaaaacatggttgaacaacaaaaataaacatcgCCTAAACCCGAATGATTGTGATGTTTGTTATGAGTATTGTTTATGACCACCACCTAATCATTACCATTAGATTCCTTAATAGAGTTTGATGAGAAACATTGGTCATGAAAAAATAgacacacaaaagaaaagacagGAACAAGGAAACATTCACTACGCTTGTGCCTTTTTGGTAATGTGAtgcaaaatactttttaaaagtattttttgattaaaaatgttttaaaattttatttttttagaatttttttttgatatcaatacatcaaattataaaataatattttttaaaaaattaatttaatgctttttgAAACAAAGAGttctctaaaaaaacataagttaatACTATGCCAAATAGACATTTAGGGTGCGGCTAACTTAGTTCCTTTTGTTTATATTGCCACTCCagtatatttctttatttgaaattgaaaaaagtacCTATAAAAAGCCAATACATGTtatcactttttaaaaaaaaaatgttaaaaataatcttaGTACATATGCTTGTAAATCAAACCTTCTTATTTGTTTGTCATATGCTACGCATAATGATGTTTCATTTATtgagttatattttattttttaaaattgttttatattttttttattcaaaaaagaaagcaaaataaaacttaaaatgcaTAACATATTTGAAGGGTAATTGAAATGAATAAATCAGTTACATGTCAAAGGTTTTATAGACGAattataaaagcaaaataatatctcttaatttttggatatctaaaattatttgtattaaccacttaataaattatataataaattgcaAAATCATATAGAATATtaactaaagaaaaaataaatttagttaatgtaaaataaattctattgtaacttttaaatttttaaaatattcaaaacacataacaaaacctaattgaaaatgaaaataccaCATGAAAAATAGACTCGCCCAaggctaaaattaaaaaataagcatgCTTTCAgagttttgtaaaaaaaaaatgttatgaaaTCATATATTGTACATGAATGTCTATTTATCTTCCTTCTTTTGCATCTTCATGTTCATTCATCATCTCCAAAATCATATGAACTCTAcatcttcttattatttttaggcTTACAAGTATTAATGTATATTAGACTATAATTAGGAGCAGTGTTGAGATGATATTATGTACAACTATATTTACAAGATGATATGAAATAATAAtgctctttctttgtttctctaatatctattgtttttatttattatgtttactCTTTATTGAGTATATTGCTTGCTtctaaatatattgttttataatatgTTATCAACACGATTGCTCCTTGTTCCTCATCTTGAAACGGATAAGCATATTTGATTTGTGAATAAAAAGTAGAAGGTATGTTTATCTACTTAATATCTACTTAATTGTTTTCCTTCTGgttatttaaatgaatttttttcaattcataacAAATTTATTCAATATCTTACCTAATGTTTgttcaatatttattataatgtttaaaCCAAATTTCTagcaattttgatattttttcatgaatgaaCCATGACAAATCTTGCCAAAATTGAGTTTGTGGCACTTTATAATACgggtaaaaattatttatcatggTTCCTTGATGTCAAAATCCATCTGGATGTCATGGGTTTGGAGACACCATTAAAAATAGATATGGAGCATCTAGTTAAAATAAGGCAAAAGCCATGATTTTTTTACGTCATCATCTTCACAAGGAGCTGAAAAATTGAGTATCTCACAATCAAAGATCCCCTTATTCTTTGACAAAACTTGAAATAAAGACATGACTATCAAATGATAGTTATTCTCCCAAAAGACTGTTATGATTGGACATATTTATGATTACGAGATTTAAATCGGTAAGagaatataattttgtaatgtttaatatcaattctaaaataaaattatatggagATAATATCATCGATGGAGATATGTTAGAAAAACATTCTCTACTTTTCATGCCTCGAATGTGCTCATATAACATCAATATAGAGAACGAGGTTTAAAGAAATACTTTGAACTGATTTCATGTCTCCTTATAGGTGAACAAAATAATGAGCTTTTGATTGAAAATCATGAAGCATGACTAACTGGTTCGTCTTCATTCCCTGAAGTGAATGCCAtgagatataataataattatgatcatGGTCATATTAGAGGTTATAGACGTGACCTTGGGCGAAGACGAATTAATTTCCACAACTATAATGGTCATAATTCTAACAAACCTTCTCATAATAaggagaaacaagaaaaaaaatgaagaatataAATAGCATGGATACTAagaagatataaaatatttgttatagGTGTGGAATAAATGGACATTAGTCACGTACCTATCATACGACAAAACATCTTGTTGGTTTATATTAGTCCTCATTGAAAGGAAAGGAGAAGGacatagaaataaattttgctCGCCCACATCAagataataatgatatttattttgaccACTTAGATATGACATGCCTTGATGTTGCTGATTTCTTTGAGCAAATTGATGAGAAAGTTAATATTTcttgtaatgataataattagttAGTTAAATATAACAAtgttagaatttaaaattatgttaatattttgGGTGTGTTTCTTTTATGCTAgtatatttcaatatattttggtttgttCCTTTTATGATAGCTTATTTAATGTAAAGGATTGTGTTATAATAATTTTCATGTGCAACTTTAAGATCTATGTCgtttcatgaatttattatatatttattcctttttatgaagaaaacatGGATTTGCATCATATTGTAAATGAGTCCAATATCAGTGGCGAAGATATATGTTCAGTAGATGCAACGACACACACCATTCTCAcacataaacaatatttttcaaatctaaGAATGATAAAAGCAAAGTGAATACAATAGCAAATTTAACAAAGTTGATTGAAGGCTTTGGAAGAGCCAATAAATGCTTTATAGAGGAACAAGATTTATAATTGATAACACTTTATTCTCTGCATGAGAAATCTGTTAAGTTTCAAGGATATATATCATAACAGATATCATATTGAGACTGCCAATGACAATGGCAtataatatctttatattatatcaaatatctctactaaaaattaaatattagacaAATTATCTGTTTTATCTTCTGGTTTGTACTAAACAAGTATTAGTACAATTAAAGTCAATGCAATAATAAACCAGAAGTTCAATAAACCAAATAATTTTACTATGTGGCATGCTTGGTTAGACCATCCTAGATCAATTATGATGCAAAGAGTTATTGAGAATTCTTATGTTCATCCATTAAAGAACTAGAAGATTCTTCAATTTAAAGAATACTCGTGTGCTACTTATTCTCAAAGCAAACTTATTATTAGACCATCACTAGCTAAAGTTGTGATTGAATCCCCAAgatttctataatttatttaatgtgATATTTATGGGCCTATTCACCTACCATGTGGACCATCTAGATATTTTGTGGTTTTAATAGATGCATTTACTATATGGTCATATGTGTGTTTATTATCAACTCGCTACCTAACATTTGCGAGATTACTTGCTCAAATTATTAGATTACAAGCATAATTCCAGATTATATAATCAAGAGAGTTCATCTTGACAACGTTGATAAATTCTCTTCCCAAGCATTTAATGATTTTTGCATGTCACTTGGAATAAACATTGAACATCTTGTTGCCCATGTCCATACTTAGTGCCACCACCTATTTTTAGGTTAttccccaaaataaaaaataaaaataaaaataaaaataataatagcaaaaagaCTGATATTTTAGCAAAAAGCAAGCTTGAAAGATTTCAAATATAGAGGaaaatcaaactataatttTGAAGGAATTGAGAGCTTAATTATACCTCATTGTGCCTAAAATTAGAGAGACATTATAGattcaagatcaaattaaatcattattggatgaatatgcataaaaattaagtctaaggatataattatatttttaataggctaatttgatttaatcgtaggccaaattaaaagtttaattatgtttaagaattaatttggatcaaattaaaggatttaattaagtgcaaagacttaattatactttaaatgggtcaaattaattttattaggaacttaattggtgaaaaactAAGTTTGaaagcctaatttgggcttaattaagaaaattggaATTTCAGAGgactaaacttaatttttacaaagttaatTGGTTGAAATTAGGGgtaaaaatcacaagaaaattaaagtttatggtcaattaaaggctaaattaaatttttttgcaaaCAATGACCTTTTTAAAAAGGGCGTCGAACTCTAAGGATTCAAGTAATTGAAattaagggtgaaattgaagagatatgaaagtttaatggtcaattgaagctcaatttgcataaatccaaaactaatgaccaaattgaaaagaTGTTAAAATTTGGGGTTAATGTTGAAGTTTGACAAGggtaaaattgtataaaattaaaagttctaGGCCAATCAAGTGTGTAATTGGAAGGAATCAAAAGTCGGACGACCAAATTGAACTTGAGCTAAATCCATAAATCAAAACCCTAAGCCAAAATTGCGtcgttttgattaaaaaaaaacaaccagatGACAAGTCTTCTggtcactgttcatcttcttcttttttcgccCGAAAAACCTTCTTAGGTGGCTACTTTTCAGGTGTATTTAATGCTTCGTTTTTtcaccaaatttgacaaaacataCACCACCATGATGGCCACTTTGAGATCCTTTTGGGCTAAATCAAGAGTCAGGATTTGTTTCCAATAAAGACAAAATGTCCTTCTTTCATTCTCTTTAAATAGAGGTGGATTCCATGTATTGAGGATGAAGAAATTGGAGGACAAAGTTGGCCAAAAATCAGCCTCCTCTTTATTCTCTTTTCTGCCATTACATTCCTCTTCTCCTTCACCATGTGCTTAACCACGATGACCTCATCATCGGCTCCTCCACCATGAGCCACTAGCATGACTACCAGTCGGCCACCCCCACGTCTAGAATAGCCACTTCTAGCTCCTTTCTCTCTGCCACAATCTTTTCCTCCAATAATCTCACCAACTTAATTCTTCCACTAGCGTCACCTTTATGCCACCATGAGCCACCAGTCGGACCTTCAATCCACCACCAGCTCTCTTTCTCTGGCTAGGTAAGCcttctccttcctcttcttctccttcttctcatCCACCCCCATTGTAGTCGTTGCATGTAGAATTCATTCTGCATGcaacgacaaattaattaacatggtcGTTGGGTTGGGCCAACAACCATATGGGCCTGGGCTAGACCTGTTGTAGCCCAGCCTATATGGCTGGGCCGAGTCTAGCCTAAACAAAAAAAGGTTGTTGAGCCGCTATTCGGCCCATCCTGACTGAGTCGGGCTGGACTTGTTTCAGCTCAGCCCGGAGGGCTGGGCCGAGTCCAGCCcaacatatatttaataataataatatttaaatatttaaaaaagagaaaaaaatttcaaattttcaaaagggtatttcaaaaatatttatggtcCCTCGCATGTTTTTCCAactattttgcataatatcaggTAGTAGATTTACACTATAAGTTataaatccggtattaaaaatacccgattttctccgaaacttttcttttaaaaaaatcaaaattcaaaaaaaattaaattgatttcctctttccaaaaacaaaaaaaaatattttattttcgtgtggccaaatcctaaaggtttttcatgcatattttctaaagataaaatcatatttttattattttttaatgcaaaatggatattataatcaatttatgattatccattagggtttggctaaaatacaaaaaaccccataacaattattttgttaCTTGGAATGCCAGGACTTAACTAtatccaagaaataaataagtttgGCCATTataatggttaggatttaacctgaTAAGGTAGAAACTTCCTCTCGAAGggagatctaccttgaaccttagaCAAGATTGAATGACAAAAATGCGACTTATAATAACAATCcaacaacaatgcaacttacttTAGATAGGGTGCACTAGAGTGATGTGTCTTCCTcttacacaaccagtcccttacccggaTTCTCGCAGATCATAGATTTTCTAGTAATCATAATACTAGATGGTGACTCATGAatcttataatcataattttatgattaaatccaaaacctCTTTTCACCATCACTCGAGAGGCAAATCCGCCGTGCACGCTGCGACACTTAGAATGGTCTTACTGAATCATCTATTAAATGCCTCCAGTTAATTACGAGGCCATTActcatgaaaacaaaacttctTGTCTCTGTTTGGGACCATGATAAAAAGAGAAGCAAAtctgaaaatcaaaacaaaataagagaaaaactaatatttcaatattagaggatgggattgaaaaaaaatgaggatcaaatgctacacaaaaaaataaataggaaaataacattaattgatTCAAgggtaaaaatgaaaaaaaatcaaacatttgacaaaagaaatcaaacaaaaatctaaaatcaaaagaaagaggatgaaacatgaaaccaaaacaaaataaaaggaaaaataacatttcaattaaagatgaaataaaaaaaatttaaagttcacAAAATAAAGTAAGACAGAAATCATATAATCAAAAGTAAAAGGACTGAGTCAAATAGCAAGATAAAATAAGAGGACAACATGGTAGCAAGACAAAATAAGAGGACAATAGACATGTTTTTCAAGgtaaagagaggaaaaaaagaggaaagaaggaAAACGTTACCAGAGTCGAACCGCCTATTAAATCACCACATGCACCATCTCATTTGGAAAAGGACATATTGATCTTTCTAACGTCATCTTGGATGGGCAGTTTCCAGGCTTAACACAATGGCGCGTGAACAAAATGCACCAACAAACtttcttctttaaatattttttgaaaaataccaaattatcCTTGTCGTGATTCCATtgctaaaaaaaaccaaaataaaaggatgaaCAAGCTTTTAAAtcctagtttaaatttttttgattaaaaaagtaACTGAGTAAATTTACTATTCATTTTGCAAAAGATGAATGAGCCCTCGTATCCTAGTTAACATATATTTGGCAGCAAAGTAAATTTAATGagtttttctaaacaaaaaaacaaaatcacccCAGTatcaaagcaattttttttttaatttcaagaacaTCTCGGTCATTATACTAtacaattaaaaagagaaagacaTCCTAgactataataaaataataataactgatTAGTTCACACCCCCTGAGGCGTAGTGATTTCTCcacctcttttagttttttgttttcttaattattttgcacTGGGACAATTGAAGCAGCAAGATAAGAAGCACATGACAAGAAATGGCTAATGTGTAAAATGATGAGTGAAATAATTCGAACACAATGGCCAAAAACATCTACATTATTTACTCACATCATTGATCAATTTAATACAAGCATGGAGAggactaaagtaaaaaaacaatctctcCTGGTCCAAATCCCACTGCCTCATTTTCATACACTGTAAATGCTCCTGTTATGTATTTTTCAACAATCCTACTGGTAGTAGATATTGACAAAAAAGTAGAAACTGAGGAAATGAAATTGACAAATTCTGATTCAAAATTTTCCCCAGAGTGAGCTGCCTTTGCAATCTAACAAACTACCAGGATCCAGTACAGGTCAAAGCAGCATAGATCCTCCAAATCGGCCTTTAAATATTTACAGAAAACAGTGTCAGCAGACTAGTGTGGATCTCAGTGTCCATCAAGCTCTCCGTTGACCTTTTCAAAGATTTCCATCAAGATCGAATCGTCTGCACATATTTGCAGAGCAACTTCATTcagaatatcaaaaaaaaaaaaaaggggtaaatTCTTAAAGATGCACTGAAGCATTTAGCTGCAAAAGAAGCACGGGGAATTAATAATGCATCATTACACTGAAAGATTGCCCAGAGTAGATCCATGCAAACCAGCCAGTCAAGTAATAAGCAATTCTAAAAACAATTCTGGAAGTGACTAATacgtgtgatttttttttttactttaaatttcaaaagcaaatcaGCTAATTATTTTGTTACAGAACCACTTATAAAGGGCTGGCTTCTCaaacatttcaaaacaaatcattCAGAAAAGATGCAGTGATAAAGTCTACCATCTTGGGGGTGGTCCTCCCTTTCAGTGTCTTCCTAGCTGTTTCAGCAAATGCTTGTGCTGCCTCTGCGTCAGCTTCTGCTGTCTCGGCCTCCCTTGTTGCCTCTTCAGCTACTGCTATGGCAGCTTCTGCCTCCGCAACTGCTCGAGCTGCTACCTCAGCAGCCTGTTCTGCAGTCATAGTCCTCATCCTGCCCAGATCCAAATCAATCTGAGACATTGTAAACATATTGAAACCATCCCTTTCAATTTTAGGAGAGATCCTCTGTCTTCCTTCCAATAGTAAGGGAGGAACCCTTCTTCTCTCTGCAAACACTGAAGTAGGTGCAATTCTATACTTCCGTTTAACCTGCAAAAATACAAAGCAGCTGGGTGAGATCCAACATTAAGACAATCAAAGTACAATTAACGAGAAAGTATACCAACATGGTGACagagtatttatttttctagctgaAGCAGGATTTACACAAACTAGACATTCAACTCAGCTTAAAATCTTTTTTCGGACTTGAATTTTAATGGGAGATGAAAACATAATTGAAGAAAGACAATATATAATGTTGTGGATGATACAGATCCTCTCACTGACTTCCTTATACCCCCAAACTTCAGGAAATTACtgagcataaaaaataactagcaACTAACAAAAGCAAACCTCTAGATCTTTAACATCATCTAATGTGTCCAGCTGGTTATCAATAATAGTCGGTCATAATCCATGTGTCTAAATGCATCACTAAATGTTCAATTCTGATCCAAAAATAGCTTTACttgtaacaaataaaattatacaggAGACATTTGAATTAACAGCATTTAATATTCTACGCCATTTAATTGCAAGCATAGCAATTACTAGTGTCGAATAAGTTACCATTACACCACAATCTTGGAACATAATTACCTTAATCAGTTTACCATTAGCTGCCAAATACTTCAATTTCGCTGATAATATCCTCTTAAAGTCATTTGGTGGCCAATATTGttcctaaaaaataatacaggAAGGTaagctaattaaaaaataaacttcttaacgtgaaattatataaaagacaCAATATTTGCTGCAGAATGATACCTTCAACATGATATGGCCAAAAAAAGGGAATGACAACAGCAGAAAATgtcaacaaaaatattacattGCCCAACAAATTGTTATTAGCACCTGTCCTGGATATCATCCTGGCTGGAATTTGTTGGCTCACCATATTATTAGTCGTGATGAGTGAGTAATTGCAATATAAAAGGGCAGTAggttttacatttatttttattgcattatCAAGTCGGGCAAGGGCAATCTGGTGTAAATTgctctaaaattattataaaacagtgatatatatatattccttgaaGCAGAAAAGTTAAAGTAGGACCCTTGGTATTGTTTGGCTTCAGACAAGCTATATGATAGAACCTTCTTAAAATAACCAATAATTGTTTATCTCTGTATGAGATAAATAACAGAGAATTGTCTGAAAACCATCAAGTCATGTGGATCAATCAAATTTGAACAAAATCCAACTCTGAAATGAttgaacaataataataaaaaagaaaaaagcaccTCAACCTTCTGTCTAAATTGTTGAAGCAATAGTGGTATTGCCATTTTTGTATTGCCtcttttaaaacttaaatttgcAGATTTTGTGTCTAATTCTTAAATTAGCAGTTGCATTAATAAAGGCTCATGCTACTTTTAAGTTGGATCTACTACAGCAGCATTTACAAATGGAAGAGTACCTCAATGTATGAAGCAATTGCTGTCTTATGTGAGCCCCCAGGCTCCTTCAAGCTAGTTATTGCCTCCATTATAAGATTATCCAGCCTGCAACAATGGCTACTGTTTATCAAAAGTCATAAAAAAGGTGAATAATATCTAACAGTTACTGATTGTGCTTCATATAACCAACAATGGCCACATGCACTAAAAATTCTTCAAGGTCagataatgaaattataacaggaaaaaaaatctgaagtcTCAAACACACTAAACAAACAGTTAAAAGAAGCTAATAAAATGTGACACAAGAATGATAGCTAATGGGTGGCCAACGAATACAAGAGAAAGTACGAATTCAGTGATAAGTGCttggtttcttctttttttctttttctttttttgctgatAAAAAAATGTCCAACCTTACAGTAGTTCTCTTTGGATTAGCAACCAGCAATGCACCACTGCTAACTGCAAAAGGCTTGGCATCTGAAATATCTTCATCGGTTTGACCAACAGCCATAGGGTTCTCATCCTGTCTTAGGACATGGTGCACCATCTTAGGTGCTAACTTAGGCTTCTCTCTTGATCCATAGCCATTTACCATTACACTTATGTTTCTCCATTTGTCCTACCCACACAAAACACCAAACAAATCTATCACCCTGAATTGCATCATAAAAACATAAGACAAACTTCTGATCCCACAAATTCACTAAATTGATCAATCAAATAGCGGAACATCTAAAGCTTACAGCAAATTCTACAAACATGAACGCCCTCCTTTAAAAGATATGCTTAAGCAAGCTAACCTTAAGATCCACATTCGAACGCAGATACAAGACGCCACTAAATTCTGGATCTTTAAGAATCGTGCGCCATTTTCCAGCTCCATGCTTAATAACTCCAGCTTTTAGcgctgcttcttcttctgctgTCCATTTCTGTTTCGGTGCACCCATCAAGCGTACCAACAAATAAACTCCTCAGACACACCTATCAATTACCAGTACGTCATATAAgcaaatgcaaaataaaaaaaatcaggagaGACAAATTAAACCATCAACAGACAACACAATCAAAACccgcaaaaaaataaaattgattctaGAAATCAAACAATCCTCGTCCATGACATGTACAGCTACTCCTAACATTTTTTTAGCTCAAAGCATACGAAATGGAATTTCCATGCATATCTTAACTAATTGAACAAGCATGCTATTGATCTGAtcagaaaaaattatatatacaaaaaatatcgaATTTCCATAATTCACATACAAACCA from the Populus nigra chromosome 1, ddPopNigr1.1, whole genome shotgun sequence genome contains:
- the LOC133680994 gene encoding telomere repeat-binding factor 1 isoform X3 produces the protein MGAPKQKWTAEEEAALKAGVIKHGAGKWRTILKDPEFSGVLYLRSNVDLKDKWRNISVMVNGYGSREKPKLAPKMVHHVLRQDENPMAVGQTDEDISDAKPFAVSSGALLVANPKRTTVRLDNLIMEAITSLKEPGGSHKTAIASYIEVKRKYRIAPTSVFAERRRVPPLLLEGRQRISPKIERDGFNMFTMSQIDLDLGRMRTMTAEQAAEVAARAVAEAEAAIAVAEEATREAETAEADAEAAQAFAETARKTLKGRTTPKMTIRS
- the LOC133680994 gene encoding telomere repeat-binding factor 1 isoform X2, which codes for MGAPKQKWTAEEEAALKAGVIKHGAGKWRTILKDPEFSGVLYLRSNVDLKDKWRNISVMVNGYGSREKPKLAPKMVHHVLRQDENPMAVGQTDEDISDAKPFAVSSGALLVANPKRTTVRLDNLIMEAITSLKEPGGSHKTAIASYIEEQYWPPNDFKRILSAKLKYLAANGKLIKVKRKYRIAPTSVFAERRRVPPLLLEGRQRISPKIERDGFNMFTMSQIDLDLGRMRTMTAEQAAEVAARAVAEAEAAIAVAEEATREAETAEADAEAAQAFAETARKTLKGRTTPKMTIRS
- the LOC133680994 gene encoding telomere repeat-binding factor 1 isoform X1 — its product is MGAPKQKWTAEEEAALKAGVIKHGAGKWRTILKDPEFSGVLYLRSNVDLKDKWRNISVMVNGYGSREKPKLAPKMVHHVLRQDENPMAVGQTDEDISDAKPFAVSSGALLVANPKRTTVRLDNLIMEAITSLKEPGGSHKTAIASYIEEQYWPPNDFKRILSAKLKYLAANGKLIKVKRKYRIAPTSVFAERRRVPPLLLEGRQRISPKIERDGFNMFTMSQIDLDLGRMRTMTAEQAAEVAARAVAEAEAAIAVAEEATREAETAEADAEAAQAFAETARKTLKGRTTPKMVDFITASFLNDLF